One part of the Kosmotoga arenicorallina S304 genome encodes these proteins:
- a CDS encoding carbohydrate ABC transporter permease, which translates to MTQSVKVSTLKIKERNLGWKLIIPTILIIAALIIYPVIYNIYLSFYDVSISPGKPNVFVGFQNYVDVLTDSDFWISFSKTLAFTLLTVVGSILVGLVVALMMNRKFIGRTLVRAMLLLPYITPLIAIVFAWRYVFLPIDGPLIRLLSTIGIVDPGVDLINNPNNAFWVVTIFNIWRNFPFVYLMILSRLQSISKTLYEAAEIDGANAWQKFRSITLPELYFVIGSVALLRGIWNFYKFDEVYLMSKFAGTLPLYIYEKAFLGVPEQGVAAAIATILFVGMMALIGFYVKKVLKW; encoded by the coding sequence ATGACGCAATCGGTCAAGGTAAGCACACTTAAAATCAAAGAAAGAAATCTCGGCTGGAAATTGATAATACCCACAATCTTAATAATCGCAGCCTTGATTATCTATCCGGTGATTTACAATATCTATCTCAGCTTCTATGATGTTTCGATTAGCCCTGGAAAGCCAAATGTTTTTGTTGGCTTTCAAAATTATGTGGATGTATTAACTGACTCGGATTTCTGGATATCTTTTAGCAAAACCCTTGCCTTTACTTTGCTGACAGTAGTTGGGAGTATCCTTGTTGGACTTGTTGTAGCTTTAATGATGAACAGGAAGTTTATAGGTCGAACCCTTGTCAGGGCGATGTTGTTGCTTCCTTATATAACCCCTTTAATAGCCATTGTCTTTGCCTGGCGATATGTTTTTCTTCCAATCGATGGTCCTTTGATAAGATTACTTTCAACGATAGGTATAGTGGATCCTGGCGTTGATTTGATAAACAACCCAAACAATGCTTTTTGGGTTGTTACTATCTTCAACATCTGGCGAAATTTTCCTTTCGTATATTTGATGATCCTTTCAAGGCTTCAATCTATTTCGAAAACTCTTTATGAAGCAGCAGAGATCGACGGCGCGAATGCCTGGCAGAAATTCAGGAGCATTACCTTGCCAGAATTGTACTTCGTAATTGGTTCTGTCGCATTGTTAAGAGGCATCTGGAATTTTTACAAGTTTGACGAGGTTTACTTAATGTCAAAATTCGCGGGAACTTTGCCATTATATATTTATGAAAAGGCGTTTCTTGGTGTTCCCGAGCAAGGAGTCGCAGCAGCTATTGCTACCATCCTCTTTGTGGGTATGATGGCTCTTATAGGCTTCTATGTGAAGAAGGTGTTGAAATGGTGA
- a CDS encoding DUF2089 domain-containing protein, producing MKEKRITNCPVCGEKLVITEYHCDSCGTTIKGRFELDEIMKLSPDQLYFLKIFIKNRGNLSEVQKELNISYPTAKNRLEDIVRSMGFEVLEDEKEETVNILEKLEAGELNPGEALEMLKRIKKRK from the coding sequence ATGAAGGAGAAGAGAATTACCAACTGCCCCGTTTGTGGCGAGAAACTCGTTATAACAGAATATCACTGTGATAGCTGTGGAACTACTATTAAAGGCAGGTTTGAACTCGATGAAATAATGAAGCTTTCGCCTGATCAACTCTATTTTTTGAAAATTTTTATCAAGAACCGTGGCAATCTTTCAGAAGTTCAGAAGGAATTGAATATTTCATATCCCACTGCAAAAAACAGACTCGAGGATATAGTGCGCTCGATGGGTTTTGAAGTGTTAGAAGATGAGAAAGAGGAAACCGTAAATATTCTCGAAAAATTGGAGGCTGGGGAGTTAAATCCCGGAGAAGCCCTTGAAATGCTAAAAAGAATTAAAAAGAGAAAGTGA
- a CDS encoding carbohydrate ABC transporter permease, producing the protein MVRKKNIAKKIGFYILVLMLVVFVAYPFAWMLSISFRYDTDAFEKGIIPERPTLRQYGELLGLVKSIREELSQEEQQMMELIKDLPPEQQEAFLAEITAQRKKETFPFLRFFKNSLFLAGISALISLIIAIFGAYSFSRLEYKGRGVVQRSVLVVYLFGGTILAVPLYQIFVKLGLFGSGTRAYIALIIIYVVQTLPVSLYMLGNYFRTIPYSIEEAAIIDGCSRLQTIFKVVVPLSLPAIITVYIYAFMIGWNEFLFVSIFARPYPEYYTLPIGLNELFNSAHAIWGKMMAASVMTALPVIIMFTIMEKYLTGGLTVGGVKE; encoded by the coding sequence ATGGTGAGAAAGAAAAATATTGCCAAGAAAATTGGCTTTTACATATTAGTGTTGATGCTTGTTGTTTTTGTGGCTTATCCTTTTGCATGGATGTTATCCATTTCTTTTCGCTATGACACTGATGCTTTCGAGAAAGGTATCATCCCTGAACGGCCAACGCTCAGGCAATATGGCGAACTGCTCGGCCTGGTAAAATCCATAAGAGAAGAGCTATCGCAGGAAGAACAGCAAATGATGGAACTAATAAAAGATTTGCCCCCTGAACAGCAGGAAGCCTTTCTTGCGGAGATAACAGCGCAAAGGAAAAAAGAAACCTTCCCCTTCCTGAGGTTTTTCAAAAATAGCCTCTTTCTGGCCGGAATCTCGGCACTTATAAGCCTTATCATAGCTATTTTTGGTGCCTATTCTTTCAGCAGGCTTGAATATAAAGGTAGAGGCGTGGTTCAGAGAAGCGTTCTGGTCGTGTACCTTTTTGGCGGTACAATACTTGCCGTTCCCCTTTATCAGATATTCGTCAAATTGGGGCTCTTCGGTTCGGGAACAAGAGCGTATATAGCCCTTATAATAATATATGTTGTACAGACCTTGCCTGTTTCTCTATATATGCTCGGTAATTATTTTAGAACGATACCCTATTCAATTGAAGAAGCTGCGATAATAGATGGATGTAGCAGGCTTCAAACAATCTTTAAAGTAGTAGTTCCCCTATCGCTTCCGGCTATTATTACAGTCTATATATACGCCTTCATGATAGGCTGGAACGAGTTCCTTTTTGTATCGATATTCGCCCGTCCTTATCCCGAATACTATACTCTTCCCATAGGGCTCAACGAGTTGTTCAATTCAGCACATGCTATTTGGGGTAAAATGATGGCGGCGTCTGTCATGACAGCACTTCCAGTGATAATAATGTTTACGATAATGGAAAAATACCTCACAGGCGGACTCACCGTTGGAGGAGTTAAGGAATAG
- a CDS encoding DUF4097 family beta strand repeat-containing protein: MIKEFTYDLSEIKRLKITAASSDIKVKSTLEKQMKVIVETDKKDYEPVVEKHGPSFELKLSKKGGQWGFLNIFKSEDAESATIFVPESIARLNIGNASGDMDIADFDLEYLKVSSASGDIRIVNTASDQIEVNVVSGDIILRSSNFNDGSFKSVSGDISVGILPADKRNVKISTVSGDAIFAYSDVPSLAVYFSSVSGEMNSEFAMKSEGKYYHTEDESPSEKIHCSSVSGDLVLKVSSSTETIKEPLKRKEEVIIDDKKLDEETEKTLRLFEEGKLTEEYTRQILEIIGYTAEEIDKLLSQENTKNAEESKGGEQV, translated from the coding sequence ATGATTAAAGAGTTCACATATGACCTTTCAGAAATTAAGAGACTGAAAATCACAGCAGCTTCGTCTGACATCAAAGTAAAGTCGACTCTTGAAAAGCAGATGAAAGTGATAGTCGAAACCGACAAAAAGGACTATGAACCAGTTGTTGAAAAGCACGGGCCCTCATTTGAATTGAAGCTTTCTAAGAAAGGAGGGCAATGGGGCTTTCTGAATATTTTCAAAAGCGAAGATGCTGAAAGTGCCACAATATTCGTACCTGAAAGCATAGCTCGCTTAAATATCGGTAACGCTTCAGGAGATATGGATATTGCTGATTTCGATCTTGAATATTTGAAAGTTTCTTCCGCATCAGGCGATATAAGAATTGTTAACACGGCTTCCGACCAAATAGAAGTTAATGTTGTGAGCGGCGATATAATTCTCAGATCGTCCAACTTCAACGATGGTTCTTTCAAAAGCGTATCAGGAGATATAAGTGTTGGGATTTTGCCTGCAGACAAAAGGAATGTGAAAATCTCGACAGTTAGTGGTGACGCAATTTTTGCTTACAGCGATGTTCCATCGCTTGCTGTTTATTTCTCAAGCGTTAGCGGCGAAATGAATTCAGAATTTGCTATGAAAAGCGAAGGGAAATATTACCATACGGAAGATGAAAGTCCATCTGAAAAAATACATTGTTCAAGCGTTTCCGGCGATCTGGTGCTCAAAGTTTCCAGTTCGACAGAAACGATAAAAGAGCCTCTGAAACGTAAAGAGGAAGTCATTATAGACGATAAGAAATTAGATGAAGAAACAGAGAAAACTTTACGCCTTTTTGAAGAAGGGAAATTGACCGAAGAGTATACAAGGCAGATCCTGGAAATCATTGGTTACACGGCTGAGGAAATAGACAAATTGTTATCGCAGGAAAACACCAAAAATGCAGAAGAAAGTAAGGGTGGTGAGCAGGTGTGA
- a CDS encoding ABC transporter substrate-binding protein — MKKLLVVALMLLLVASIAFTAKITFWTTETESNRLQRIRTLATLFKVRYGVEVEVVPVEENDLLRQIPIAKASGTLPDVIEGGIEPMLLLGSEGLLEEKLATDIINEFGDIYTGASRLLSNGKGGFFAVPFHAWVQGIWYRKDMLEAKGLEAPLTWDSILKAAKELHDPDNGVYGIILPKKDDAYAEQVFTEVALANGARPIDLNGNIMFNTPEMIEAFAFYKELGKYSKPGFTTVLDALKGYLSGEAPMIFYSTYIMDDIAVEEVQRGRIDKYDPKLVENTGFANYMTNTRPTSYGQVVALGITTETKNRIEAKKFIEFLMTGSNYIYWLHMAPGGMNPTRKSIAADPKFLENPVLERYGSEKIQEIIAALENVERFDFYEGHVLTEMSKISGAFIIGKAINLMFANDWTPEKTAAWAQAETEKLLGK; from the coding sequence ATGAAAAAACTGCTTGTAGTAGCTCTTATGCTTCTTCTTGTCGCCAGCATAGCCTTTACAGCCAAAATTACATTCTGGACGACAGAGACTGAGAGCAACAGACTTCAGAGGATCAGGACACTTGCTACATTATTTAAGGTAAGATATGGTGTCGAAGTTGAAGTAGTTCCTGTGGAAGAAAATGATCTTCTTAGGCAGATTCCCATCGCGAAAGCCTCTGGAACCCTTCCAGATGTTATCGAAGGCGGAATTGAGCCAATGCTCCTTCTTGGCAGTGAGGGTCTCCTTGAGGAAAAACTTGCCACGGATATAATCAACGAATTTGGCGACATCTATACCGGTGCATCAAGATTGCTTTCTAACGGGAAAGGCGGCTTTTTTGCTGTACCTTTCCATGCGTGGGTGCAGGGTATCTGGTATAGAAAAGATATGCTCGAAGCCAAAGGACTTGAAGCACCTCTTACCTGGGACAGCATTCTGAAAGCAGCAAAGGAATTGCACGATCCAGATAACGGTGTATACGGTATTATTCTTCCCAAGAAAGATGATGCTTACGCCGAACAGGTCTTCACAGAAGTTGCACTTGCAAACGGTGCAAGGCCGATTGACCTCAATGGCAACATTATGTTCAATACCCCTGAAATGATAGAAGCCTTTGCATTCTACAAGGAGCTTGGAAAATACTCCAAACCCGGCTTCACAACTGTTCTTGATGCTTTAAAAGGATACCTTTCAGGGGAAGCTCCGATGATTTTCTATTCCACCTATATTATGGATGATATTGCTGTTGAAGAAGTTCAGAGAGGAAGAATAGACAAGTACGATCCTAAACTTGTTGAAAACACAGGATTTGCCAACTACATGACAAACACAAGACCTACTTCTTATGGACAGGTTGTAGCCCTTGGAATCACAACCGAAACCAAAAACAGAATCGAAGCCAAGAAATTCATTGAGTTCTTGATGACCGGAAGTAATTACATTTACTGGCTCCACATGGCTCCTGGCGGAATGAATCCAACAAGAAAATCCATCGCCGCTGATCCAAAATTCCTTGAAAATCCTGTCCTTGAAAGATATGGAAGCGAAAAGATTCAGGAGATAATTGCCGCTCTCGAAAATGTCGAAAGATTTGACTTCTATGAAGGGCATGTTCTTACTGAAATGAGCAAAATTTCTGGTGCTTTCATCATCGGAAAAGCAATTAATCTCATGTTTGCAAATGACTGGACACCAGAAAAAACAGCAGCTTGGGCTCAGGCAGAAACCGAAAAACTCCTTGGCAAATAA
- a CDS encoding glycosyltransferase family protein translates to MFAVPKETQSKLSAFKDITVVVGIPSYNNAETIGHVAKVAAKGIEEFFGGKGLIINSDGGSSDKTMEAFMETDTGSIPKIAFQYIGIPGKGSAMRSVMEISAALRAPVTIFLDSDLRSVQPWWLERLGKPIIQGKTSYITPYYVRHKYDGTITNNICYPLTSALYGIEIRQPIGGDFGVGLEMVDIYMSKPKEVWESDVAKFGIDIWMTTTAINESQHKPMQAALGAKIHDVKDPGKHLGPMFSQVVGTLFSLVEEYSESWMKTTTIEKTDIYGDIPEVMPEPLEVDLKNLVAKTKSGIEDNLDLAKEILPDDVYNIYERIKDNGKLNEENWVTLIYKLAGLFRKRELRESIISILIPAYFGRVADFVEKTLDLSTNEAEEKIKDMMELFLSRKGEFIREW, encoded by the coding sequence ATGTTTGCTGTACCCAAAGAAACACAAAGTAAACTAAGCGCTTTTAAAGATATTACTGTTGTAGTAGGGATACCCAGCTATAACAATGCCGAGACAATTGGACACGTTGCTAAAGTTGCGGCAAAAGGCATAGAGGAATTCTTTGGTGGAAAAGGCTTGATTATCAATTCTGACGGAGGTTCAAGCGATAAAACCATGGAAGCCTTTATGGAAACTGACACGGGCAGCATACCAAAGATCGCTTTTCAATATATCGGTATACCTGGAAAGGGAAGTGCAATGAGGTCTGTGATGGAAATCTCTGCCGCTTTGAGAGCCCCGGTTACCATATTCCTGGATTCCGATCTCAGGAGCGTCCAGCCCTGGTGGCTTGAAAGGCTGGGAAAGCCGATAATTCAGGGGAAAACTTCCTACATCACCCCATATTATGTTAGGCACAAATATGATGGCACGATAACAAATAACATATGCTATCCGCTAACATCAGCCCTATACGGTATTGAAATTCGCCAGCCTATTGGCGGTGACTTTGGCGTCGGATTGGAAATGGTAGATATATACATGAGTAAGCCAAAAGAAGTCTGGGAAAGCGATGTTGCGAAGTTTGGTATAGACATATGGATGACTACAACCGCCATAAATGAATCACAGCATAAACCGATGCAAGCCGCTCTTGGAGCAAAAATTCACGATGTGAAAGACCCGGGTAAGCATTTAGGACCAATGTTCAGCCAGGTTGTAGGCACACTTTTTTCATTGGTTGAAGAATACAGCGAAAGCTGGATGAAAACCACAACGATTGAAAAAACAGATATTTACGGTGATATACCCGAAGTCATGCCTGAACCCCTTGAGGTCGACCTTAAAAATCTTGTAGCAAAGACAAAATCAGGGATTGAAGATAACCTTGATCTTGCGAAGGAGATACTACCTGATGATGTTTATAATATATATGAAAGAATAAAGGATAACGGCAAGCTAAATGAAGAAAATTGGGTAACGCTCATATACAAACTCGCGGGTCTGTTTAGAAAGAGAGAGCTGAGGGAATCGATAATTTCAATATTAATACCAGCATATTTTGGAAGAGTTGCAGATTTTGTCGAAAAAACCCTTGATCTTTCCACCAATGAAGCCGAAGAGAAGATAAAAGATATGATGGAGTTGTTCCTCAGCAGGAAGGGTGAGTTTATAAGGGAGTGGTAA